The Oceanisphaera avium genome includes a region encoding these proteins:
- a CDS encoding cytochrome c-type biogenesis protein, which translates to MLVLLTSLCLPLLALTPAMASTSIYEFSSPEQEQVFHELTKELRCPKCQNQDIGDSDAELAKDLRDKSYEMLQQGKSKQEVIDYMAARYGNFILYKPPFMASTMILWFGPVLVILVGLFIVIRRTRTSSKTTRDMSLTDEQEAQLNELLNKDKEN; encoded by the coding sequence ATATTAGTGTTGTTAACCAGTTTATGTTTGCCACTACTGGCGCTCACACCCGCCATGGCCTCAACCAGTATTTATGAGTTTAGCTCTCCCGAACAAGAGCAAGTTTTTCATGAGCTAACTAAAGAGCTACGTTGTCCTAAGTGTCAAAACCAAGATATTGGTGACTCAGATGCAGAATTAGCAAAAGACTTGCGCGATAAGTCCTATGAAATGCTGCAACAAGGTAAGAGTAAGCAAGAGGTCATTGATTATATGGCCGCTCGTTATGGCAACTTTATTCTATATAAGCCGCCATTTATGGCCTCAACCATGATTTTATGGTTTGGCCCTGTGCTAGTGATACTGGTGGGATTGTTTATTGTGATACGTCGTACCCGAACATCATCTAAAACCACCAGAGATATGTCACTGACAGATGAGCAAGAAGCGCAGCTCAATGAATTGCTGAATAAAGACAAAGAGAATTAA
- a CDS encoding DsbE family thiol:disulfide interchange protein, which translates to MKGRKLILLIPLVVFLIGCAFLFKGLFSDPRKLESVLLDQPVPEFALTSLQNPDEQYSRAIFTGQPMLLNVWATWCPTCRAEHEFLNELKARENIFIVGMNYKDERPKALQWLKNLGNPYAIDLYDPDGMLGLDLGVYGAPETYLIDSSGTIRYRHVGDLNDTVWQKTIKPIFEQME; encoded by the coding sequence ATGAAAGGTCGTAAGTTAATATTACTTATTCCGTTAGTGGTGTTTTTAATCGGCTGTGCCTTTTTGTTTAAGGGCCTGTTTTCAGACCCTCGTAAGTTGGAGTCAGTGTTACTGGATCAACCCGTACCGGAATTTGCGCTAACGTCTTTGCAAAATCCGGACGAGCAATATAGTCGTGCTATTTTTACCGGCCAGCCCATGTTACTTAATGTGTGGGCTACTTGGTGCCCCACTTGTCGTGCTGAGCATGAGTTTTTAAATGAGCTAAAAGCACGGGAAAATATTTTTATCGTGGGCATGAACTACAAGGATGAGCGGCCAAAAGCACTGCAATGGTTAAAAAACTTAGGCAACCCGTACGCCATCGACTTATACGATCCCGACGGCATGCTGGGCTTAGACTTAGGTGTGTATGGTGCACCTGAGACCTATCTTATTGATAGTAGTGGCACCATTCGCTATCGCCATGTGGGTGATTTAAACGACACAGTATGGCAAAAAACGATTAAGCCTATTTTTGAGCAAATGGAGTAA
- a CDS encoding heme lyase CcmF/NrfE family subunit, which produces MIPELGQFSLILALAASLILSIYPLIGAARGNASMMLLARPLAYAMFGFLLFSFGCLTWAFIDHDFSVIYVASNSNSLLPLEYRISAVWGAHEGSLLLWVLILAGWAAAVARFSRSLPLDAVARVLSVMGMIGVGFLLFVIVTSNPFLRTLPFFPVDGRDLNPMLQDPGLIFHPPMLYMGYVGLSVAFAFAIASLMTGKLDAAWARWSRPWTMAAWIFLTVGIALGSWWAYYELGWGGWWFWDPVENASFMPWLAATALIHSLVVTEKRATFKAWTVLLAILAFSLSLLGTFLVRSGVLVSVHAFASDPTRGLFILIFFMLVVGSSLLLYAIKGAEVNSHGKHELSSRESLLLGNNIMLMAGLFVVLVGTILPLIHKEIGLGSISIGAPFFNGIFAWLIIPFALLMGAGPLFRWRRQSMSEINVKLISALVLSAVIGVALPYIFADTFEIWAAIGLSLGAFIVITCLQETWVRATHRHRFGIGIRKLGNSHWAMFLGHLGMAITIIGISCAQLYSVEKDVRMATGDSVTFSGYTFTFEGTKRADGANYEGFKGVIAVSKGDKQLPKLKAEKRLYIVQRMPMTEAAISAGLTRDLYAALGEQLEDGSWAVRLYYKPFIRWIWFGALFMAIGGVIAMVDKRYRFAGKAASGHASEESL; this is translated from the coding sequence ATTATTCCCGAGCTAGGTCAATTTAGTTTAATCCTCGCGCTGGCCGCGAGTTTGATCTTAAGTATCTATCCTCTTATTGGTGCTGCTCGGGGCAACGCCAGCATGATGTTGCTGGCACGCCCGCTAGCCTATGCCATGTTTGGCTTTTTATTATTCTCTTTTGGCTGCTTAACTTGGGCCTTTATCGATCACGACTTTAGCGTTATTTATGTCGCCTCTAACTCTAATAGTCTATTGCCCTTAGAATATCGCATTTCTGCCGTGTGGGGCGCGCATGAGGGCTCGTTGCTGCTGTGGGTCTTGATATTAGCGGGCTGGGCCGCCGCTGTGGCGCGCTTTAGCCGCTCGCTGCCGCTCGATGCCGTAGCACGGGTGCTCAGTGTCATGGGCATGATAGGCGTGGGCTTTCTATTATTTGTAATTGTTACCTCCAATCCTTTCTTGCGCACCTTGCCGTTTTTCCCAGTAGACGGTCGCGATTTAAACCCCATGCTGCAAGACCCGGGTCTTATTTTCCACCCGCCTATGTTGTATATGGGATATGTGGGCTTGTCGGTGGCATTTGCCTTTGCCATTGCCTCACTAATGACCGGTAAACTGGATGCCGCTTGGGCGCGTTGGTCTCGTCCGTGGACGATGGCGGCGTGGATATTTTTAACAGTCGGCATTGCACTGGGTTCTTGGTGGGCGTATTACGAACTTGGCTGGGGTGGCTGGTGGTTTTGGGATCCCGTAGAAAACGCCTCCTTTATGCCTTGGCTGGCGGCCACCGCGCTTATTCACTCTTTAGTCGTCACTGAAAAACGTGCCACCTTTAAAGCGTGGACTGTGCTATTAGCCATTCTTGCTTTCTCCTTGAGCTTATTAGGGACTTTCTTAGTACGCTCTGGAGTCTTGGTCTCGGTGCATGCCTTTGCCTCTGATCCCACTCGTGGTTTATTTATTTTAATTTTCTTTATGTTAGTGGTGGGTAGCTCCTTATTGCTGTATGCCATTAAAGGAGCCGAAGTTAATAGCCACGGTAAGCATGAGTTATCGAGTCGTGAAAGCTTATTGCTAGGCAATAACATTATGCTAATGGCCGGTTTATTTGTGGTGTTAGTGGGGACTATTTTACCGCTAATCCATAAGGAAATTGGTCTGGGTAGTATCTCGATTGGCGCGCCCTTTTTTAATGGCATCTTTGCGTGGCTGATTATTCCTTTTGCGCTGTTGATGGGCGCAGGTCCGCTGTTTCGCTGGCGCCGTCAAAGCATGAGCGAGATTAATGTTAAATTAATCTCGGCTCTCGTGTTATCAGCAGTGATTGGGGTAGCGCTACCTTATATTTTCGCCGATACCTTTGAAATTTGGGCGGCCATTGGTTTAAGTCTGGGTGCCTTTATTGTGATCACCTGTCTCCAAGAAACGTGGGTGCGCGCGACTCATCGCCACCGCTTTGGCATTGGAATTCGCAAGCTTGGCAACAGTCATTGGGCGATGTTTCTTGGTCACTTAGGGATGGCGATCACCATTATTGGTATTAGCTGTGCCCAGCTCTATAGCGTTGAAAAAGACGTGCGTATGGCCACCGGCGATAGTGTGACCTTTTCTGGCTACACCTTTACCTTTGAGGGCACAAAACGCGCAGATGGTGCTAACTATGAAGGCTTTAAAGGCGTCATTGCCGTAAGTAAAGGGGATAAGCAGCTGCCTAAGTTAAAGGCAGAAAAGCGCCTCTATATTGTCCAACGCATGCCAATGACGGAAGCGGCAATCAGTGCCGGTTTAACCCGAGACTTATATGCCGCCTTAGGTGAGCAATTGGAAGATGGCTCTTGGGCGGTACGTCTATATTACAAACCCTTTATTCGCTGGATTTGGTTTGGCGCCTTATTTATGGCTATTGGTGGCGTGATTGCGATGGTAGATAAACGCTATCGTTTTGCCGGCAAAGCAGCCTCTGGTCACGCCAGTGAGGAGTCGCTATGA
- the ccmE gene encoding cytochrome c maturation protein CcmE, whose translation MNPRRKKRMALLVAVVVGLSVMTGLVLYGLQQNIDLFYTPTELVQGKGDSKIKPEVGQRLRIGGLVVPGTVRRDQESLKVSFDLVDSGGEEITVVFDGILPDLFREGQGIVAQGHLEDARTINAFEVLAKHDEEYMPPEVAEAVKGIEHVKPEYSTEQIKGSKS comes from the coding sequence ATGAACCCAAGACGTAAAAAGCGCATGGCTCTGTTAGTGGCTGTGGTAGTGGGATTATCCGTAATGACGGGGTTAGTCTTGTATGGTCTGCAACAAAATATTGACCTTTTTTATACTCCTACTGAGTTGGTACAAGGGAAAGGCGACAGCAAAATTAAACCTGAAGTTGGCCAACGACTGCGTATTGGTGGGTTAGTGGTGCCAGGTACGGTGCGCCGCGACCAAGAAAGTCTCAAAGTGAGTTTCGATTTAGTGGACTCCGGCGGTGAAGAAATTACCGTGGTATTTGATGGCATTTTGCCGGACTTATTTCGTGAAGGGCAGGGCATAGTGGCCCAAGGTCATTTAGAAGATGCCCGCACCATTAATGCCTTTGAAGTATTAGCTAAGCACGATGAAGAATACATGCCACCGGAAGTAGCAGAAGCCGTTAAAGGCATTGAGCATGTCAAACCTGAATACTCCACCGAGCAAATCAAAGGAAGTAAGTCATGA
- the ccmD gene encoding heme exporter protein CcmD, whose product MKFDTWSAFWAMGGYGFYVWLSFGFTLVTLLAIVWSTLATKKSLLREVKQKQQRAQRRKAAQKLENTL is encoded by the coding sequence ATGAAGTTTGATACTTGGTCAGCATTTTGGGCCATGGGCGGTTACGGATTTTATGTCTGGCTGTCTTTTGGTTTCACTTTGGTCACACTGCTGGCAATAGTGTGGTCAACCTTGGCAACGAAAAAAAGCTTACTGCGCGAAGTTAAACAAAAGCAGCAGCGAGCACAACGTCGTAAGGCCGCTCAGAAGTTGGAGAATACATTATGA
- a CDS encoding heme ABC transporter permease has protein sequence MWKWLHPYAKSEHAYRIAGLWLPWFAVISVVTFAAGLVWGLAYAPADYQQGDAFRIIYIHVPAAILSMGAYSSMAIAAFIGLVWQIKTSDMAVAAIAPVGAVFTAIALFTGAAWGKPMWGAWWVWDARLTSELILLFLYLGVIALYNAISDKVLAGRAAGILALVGVINLPIIHYSVEWWNTLHQGASITKFDRPSISNDMLWPLLLMIVAFSAFLGAVTLMRLRNELIRREAHRPWVGQLAEKQDEV, from the coding sequence ATGTGGAAATGGTTACATCCTTACGCTAAATCTGAGCATGCTTATCGTATTGCCGGATTATGGCTCCCTTGGTTTGCCGTCATCAGTGTGGTGACGTTTGCCGCCGGTTTAGTATGGGGCCTAGCTTATGCGCCTGCCGACTACCAACAAGGCGACGCCTTTCGCATTATTTATATTCATGTCCCCGCTGCCATTTTATCCATGGGTGCTTACAGCTCGATGGCTATCGCCGCCTTTATTGGTTTAGTGTGGCAAATTAAAACCTCCGACATGGCCGTGGCCGCCATTGCGCCGGTGGGCGCGGTATTTACTGCTATTGCCTTATTTACGGGTGCGGCCTGGGGTAAACCTATGTGGGGCGCATGGTGGGTATGGGATGCCCGTCTTACCTCAGAGCTTATTTTATTATTCTTATATTTAGGCGTTATCGCGCTATATAACGCTATTTCCGACAAGGTGTTAGCCGGGCGCGCGGCAGGGATTTTAGCGCTAGTGGGGGTGATTAATTTACCCATCATTCACTACTCGGTAGAATGGTGGAATACCTTGCATCAGGGGGCGAGCATTACCAAGTTTGATCGTCCCTCTATCTCTAATGACATGTTATGGCCGTTATTGCTGATGATAGTGGCGTTTAGTGCGTTTTTAGGTGCGGTGACATTAATGCGATTGCGTAATGAGTTAATCCGTCGGGAAGCTCATCGTCCTTGGGTAGGACAGTTGGCGGAGAAACAAGATGAAGTTTGA
- the ccmB gene encoding heme exporter protein CcmB: MRAMFSGVLRRELVSALRRRGDILNPLWFFIIVITLFPLGIGPEPAQLARIAPGVVWVAALLSSLLALERLFRDDFMDGTLEQLMLMPCPLGVVVLAKVVAHWLLTGLPLLLLSPLVAVLLSLDMVAFEAVFYTLLLGTPILSLLGAIGVALTVGIGKGGVLLSLLTLPLYIPVLIFATSAIDAANFGVEYHGQLAILGAMLVGSITLAPFAIASALRVSVN; the protein is encoded by the coding sequence ATGAGAGCCATGTTTAGTGGCGTTTTGCGCCGCGAATTAGTCTCAGCTTTGCGCCGGCGTGGCGATATCTTAAATCCATTGTGGTTTTTTATTATCGTTATTACTTTATTTCCACTGGGTATTGGCCCTGAGCCTGCGCAACTTGCGCGCATTGCGCCAGGTGTGGTGTGGGTGGCGGCCTTATTATCGTCCTTATTAGCGCTAGAGCGTTTATTTAGAGATGACTTTATGGACGGTACCTTGGAACAATTAATGCTTATGCCCTGTCCTTTAGGAGTAGTGGTGTTAGCAAAAGTGGTGGCACACTGGTTATTAACCGGTTTACCCTTGTTGCTGTTGTCGCCATTAGTTGCGGTATTGCTGAGTTTAGATATGGTGGCGTTTGAGGCCGTATTTTACACGCTGCTATTAGGGACGCCCATTTTAAGCTTACTCGGCGCCATTGGCGTGGCACTGACGGTGGGTATCGGTAAAGGAGGGGTATTGTTAAGCTTATTGACCTTGCCGCTGTATATTCCGGTATTAATTTTTGCCACCTCCGCCATAGATGCAGCCAACTTTGGGGTTGAGTATCATGGTCAGTTAGCCATTTTGGGCGCTATGTTGGTGGGCAGTATTACCTTAGCACCGTTTGCCATTGCTTCGGCCCTGCGAGTCAGTGTGAATTAA
- the ccmA gene encoding cytochrome c biogenesis heme-transporting ATPase CcmA, producing MMLEARSLTCVREEQTLFSELALRLVPGDLVQVAGPNGVGKTSLLRLLAGLSRPHGGEVCWQGHNIEQYRDEYHQDLLYLGHQAGIKHELSAFENLAFFRRMHHGTSQVDLWEVLAQVGLAGLEDQMAGQLSAGQKRRVALARLWLGGPKLWILDEPFTAIDKQGVNVLEQLLLDHTQQGGMVLITTHQDLSLSAERVRILQLRPHEEEPI from the coding sequence ATTATGCTAGAAGCTAGAAGCTTAACCTGTGTCCGTGAAGAGCAGACTTTATTTAGTGAGCTTGCTTTGCGCTTGGTGCCCGGTGATCTGGTTCAAGTTGCTGGCCCTAATGGGGTAGGTAAAACCAGTTTATTGCGCCTTTTAGCGGGCTTATCTCGCCCCCACGGCGGTGAGGTTTGCTGGCAGGGGCATAATATTGAACAATATCGCGATGAATATCACCAAGACTTGCTGTATTTAGGACACCAAGCGGGCATTAAACATGAGCTTAGTGCATTTGAGAACTTGGCGTTTTTTCGCCGTATGCATCATGGCACAAGCCAAGTGGATTTATGGGAAGTATTAGCACAAGTGGGCTTAGCTGGCCTAGAAGACCAAATGGCGGGTCAGCTCTCGGCTGGGCAAAAGCGGCGTGTTGCTTTGGCGCGGCTTTGGTTAGGCGGACCTAAGCTTTGGATCCTTGATGAACCTTTTACTGCCATTGATAAGCAAGGTGTTAACGTACTCGAGCAATTATTACTCGATCATACCCAGCAAGGTGGCATGGTGCTTATTACTACTCATCAAGATTTATCGTTATCGGCTGAGCGGGTGCGCATTTTACAACTGCGCCCCCATGAAGAGGAGCCGATATGA
- a CDS encoding DUF2802 domain-containing protein, with the protein MWFEPAFILAAIALVVGIVALFVAWSMWRQSQRKLEAMSRLMRELTRTRDSYRKQIEELQAASIGIGNKVGELYRQQDKLSEQHQELALKDPQGKLYSRATRMVQLGADIDEIMAECEMPRAEAELLITLHRQ; encoded by the coding sequence ATGTGGTTTGAGCCTGCTTTTATTCTCGCCGCTATTGCGCTAGTCGTAGGGATAGTGGCGTTGTTTGTGGCATGGTCAATGTGGCGCCAAAGTCAGCGCAAACTAGAGGCCATGAGCCGGCTTATGCGTGAGCTTACGCGCACCCGAGACAGCTATCGCAAGCAAATTGAAGAGTTGCAAGCGGCCAGTATTGGCATAGGTAATAAGGTGGGCGAGTTATACCGCCAGCAAGATAAACTTAGCGAGCAACATCAAGAACTAGCCTTAAAAGATCCGCAAGGTAAGCTCTATAGCCGCGCTACGCGTATGGTGCAGTTAGGCGCTGATATTGATGAAATTATGGCAGAGTGCGAAATGCCGCGTGCCGAAGCCGAGCTCTTGATTACTTTACACCGCCAATAA
- a CDS encoding chemotaxis protein CheW translates to MNKHRNVAESLAEDEVLQWVTFCLDNETYGINVMQVQEVLRYSDIAPVPGAPDYVLGIVNLRGNVVTVLDTRLRFGLATTEVTDDTRIIIIEAEKQVIGIMVDSVAEVVYLKSSEIETAPNVGTSESAKFIQGVCNRDEQLLILVDLDKLLSDDEWDELGQL, encoded by the coding sequence ATGAATAAGCATCGAAATGTCGCTGAAAGTCTTGCCGAAGATGAAGTGTTGCAGTGGGTCACCTTTTGTTTAGACAATGAGACCTACGGCATTAATGTTATGCAAGTACAAGAAGTGCTGCGCTATAGCGATATTGCGCCTGTCCCTGGGGCACCGGATTATGTGCTGGGCATCGTTAATTTACGGGGCAATGTGGTAACCGTACTCGATACGCGGTTACGCTTTGGCCTAGCGACCACTGAAGTCACCGATGATACCCGCATTATTATTATCGAAGCCGAAAAGCAAGTGATCGGTATTATGGTCGATAGTGTGGCAGAAGTGGTGTACTTAAAGTCTTCTGAAATTGAGACAGCGCCGAATGTGGGCACCAGCGAAAGCGCTAAGTTTATTCAAGGCGTATGTAATCGCGATGAGCAACTGCTAATTTTGGTCGACTTAGACAAACTCCTGTCTGATGATGAATGGGATGAGTTGGGTCAGCTGTAA
- a CDS encoding chemotaxis protein CheW, whose product MKQPYADVLDDYFDALLEEHPSAELQPKVAPIIKAEPTKVAPYAEPSEAERRQALEALLAKVAELNEAQALETPAPQVVKPQPKVAPISAPEVVTPKVETAIAPAKVVAKLDIESQSQLATEQALASAPVTWRNMETEHSFQVLFFEVAGMTFAVPLTHLGGIYQVTKLTSLFGKPDWFSGVQTQRDRQIYAVDTARWAMPGHSAQEEYGYLVTLGESHWGLGCHQLKGTALLTREQVKWRTTPGTRPWLAGMVKEKMCALLHVDALVALLEQGKNIDGQQA is encoded by the coding sequence ATGAAACAGCCTTATGCTGATGTACTTGATGATTATTTTGATGCCTTATTAGAAGAGCACCCTAGCGCTGAACTACAACCTAAGGTCGCGCCTATTATTAAAGCTGAGCCGACAAAAGTTGCGCCTTATGCTGAGCCTAGTGAAGCTGAGCGTCGCCAAGCACTTGAGGCACTATTAGCTAAAGTGGCTGAGCTTAATGAAGCTCAAGCACTAGAAACGCCAGCGCCACAAGTGGTTAAACCTCAGCCTAAAGTGGCGCCCATTTCAGCGCCAGAAGTAGTGACACCTAAGGTGGAAACAGCGATTGCTCCTGCTAAAGTGGTAGCAAAGCTCGATATTGAGAGCCAGAGCCAGTTAGCGACCGAACAGGCACTTGCCTCTGCGCCCGTCACATGGCGTAATATGGAAACTGAGCACAGTTTTCAGGTGCTATTTTTTGAAGTTGCTGGCATGACCTTTGCTGTGCCCTTAACGCATCTAGGCGGCATTTACCAAGTGACTAAGCTAACGTCGTTATTTGGTAAGCCCGATTGGTTTTCTGGCGTACAAACCCAGCGCGATCGCCAAATTTATGCGGTAGATACTGCGCGCTGGGCTATGCCTGGCCATAGTGCTCAAGAAGAGTATGGCTACTTAGTGACCTTAGGCGAAAGCCACTGGGGCTTAGGCTGTCATCAATTGAAAGGCACGGCTTTGTTAACCCGAGAGCAAGTAAAGTGGCGCACCACGCCCGGAACTCGGCCTTGGTTAGCGGGCATGGTAAAAGAAAAAATGTGTGCTTTGCTTCATGTTGATGCGCTAGTGGCATTGCTTGAGCAAGGTAAAAATATTGACGGACAACAAGCCTGA
- a CDS encoding ParA family protein: MIVWTIANQKGGVGKTTSVVALAGLLAQRNKRVLLIDTDPHGSLTSYFNYEMDSLPYSLFDLFQAPKPTRELFSKIALVTRFDGLTLLPASISLATLERTSSTREGMGLVLKRLLAEIHDDFDVVIIDCPPVLGVMMVNALAACDRILVPVQTEFLAIKGLERMVNTFKLMHRAKKEGFKYTVVPTMYDQRTRASVQSLESLQAQYEGHLWPSCIPVDTKFRDASLRHVPPSYYVKGSRGVFAYQSLLRYLWQLDAVEMPL, encoded by the coding sequence GTGATAGTCTGGACAATCGCCAATCAAAAAGGTGGCGTCGGCAAAACCACCAGTGTGGTGGCCTTGGCGGGCTTATTAGCGCAGCGTAATAAACGCGTGCTGCTGATCGACACCGATCCTCATGGCTCACTGACCTCGTATTTTAATTATGAGATGGACAGCTTGCCTTATAGCTTGTTTGATTTATTTCAAGCACCTAAGCCTACGCGTGAATTATTTTCAAAAATTGCCTTAGTCACCCGTTTTGATGGCTTAACTTTATTACCCGCCTCTATTTCCTTAGCTACCTTAGAGCGCACTTCCAGTACTCGTGAGGGCATGGGACTGGTATTAAAACGCTTATTAGCAGAAATTCACGATGACTTTGATGTGGTTATTATCGACTGTCCGCCGGTACTAGGCGTGATGATGGTGAATGCCTTAGCGGCGTGCGATCGTATTTTGGTGCCCGTTCAAACTGAGTTTTTGGCCATTAAAGGCCTAGAGCGCATGGTGAATACTTTTAAGCTGATGCACAGAGCTAAAAAAGAAGGTTTTAAGTATACGGTAGTACCGACTATGTATGATCAAAGAACGCGAGCCTCGGTACAAAGCTTAGAAAGTTTACAAGCGCAATATGAAGGACACCTTTGGCCTTCTTGCATACCGGTCGATACTAAATTTCGTGACGCCAGTTTGCGCCATGTCCCGCCTTCTTATTATGTTAAAGGTAGTCGCGGGGTGTTCGCCTACCAAAGTTTACTGCGTTATTTATGGCAGCTTGATGCAGTGGAGATGCCATTATGA
- a CDS encoding OmpA family protein: MRRRRLSAGKGSEHYATGADRWLVSYADYMTLAFALFVVLYALHANKTELQQPLLDGMEQAFVRLSGEAKPEQGANSMINHQEEPNTQGTGNPLTEDELSLAKLKSELELTLGPLLDTQQLTLNQEGEWLTLSFDGRLIFASGSALLSQPAHTILSAIVPALTKVDHFIQVRGFTDNLAVNNELYASNWQLSAERARAVLEWLQTHGINAARLSLMAFGEYQPPLEQLLKAQPSEKPRSADNPHDSNNEKNIQRSTVQGGRAQDRRVEIAIATASWQAPIALPSQPFAAEQVPGVRVFDLPSGGIRIGSGVKQDKGLQ, encoded by the coding sequence ATGAGACGGCGTCGGTTAAGTGCAGGTAAAGGCAGTGAGCATTATGCCACGGGCGCGGATCGCTGGCTGGTGTCCTATGCGGATTACATGACCTTAGCTTTTGCTTTATTTGTGGTGCTCTATGCCTTGCACGCTAATAAAACCGAGCTGCAGCAGCCTCTCTTAGATGGCATGGAGCAAGCCTTTGTACGCTTAAGTGGGGAAGCCAAGCCTGAGCAGGGCGCTAATTCCATGATCAACCACCAAGAAGAGCCCAATACTCAAGGTACGGGCAATCCCTTAACCGAAGATGAACTTAGTTTAGCCAAGCTTAAGTCGGAGTTGGAATTAACACTAGGGCCGTTATTAGATACTCAGCAGCTCACCTTAAACCAAGAAGGAGAGTGGCTAACCTTGAGTTTTGATGGGCGTTTAATTTTTGCTAGTGGCAGCGCTTTGCTTAGCCAACCTGCGCACACCATTCTTAGCGCGATAGTGCCAGCCCTTACAAAAGTGGATCATTTTATTCAAGTGCGGGGTTTTACCGATAACTTAGCGGTCAATAATGAACTCTATGCCTCTAATTGGCAGCTATCTGCCGAGCGCGCAAGAGCCGTATTAGAGTGGCTTCAAACTCACGGCATTAACGCCGCGCGTTTAAGTTTAATGGCGTTTGGCGAGTATCAACCGCCGCTGGAGCAGCTGCTTAAGGCGCAACCTTCAGAAAAGCCGCGTTCAGCCGACAACCCTCATGACAGCAATAATGAAAAAAATATTCAGCGCTCTACTGTGCAGGGCGGGCGAGCGCAAGACAGGCGAGTGGAGATTGCGATAGCAACAGCAAGTTGGCAAGCCCCTATTGCGCTGCCCTCGCAGCCTTTTGCAGCCGAACAGGTGCCCGGCGTGCGGGTATTTGACTTACCCAGTGGTGGTATTCGTATTGGTAGTGGTGTGAAACAAGATAAGGGGTTGCAGTGA
- a CDS encoding flagellar motor protein, with product MAFSGLALALICIVIAQWWHGGNLWGLLDGPALLIVVGGTLGAVLLQTPWSQCKAAVRALKNLLGRQSWPFYEQASRLLHWSHQARQEGFLALEGKAESLALDDFTRQGVQWVVDGTEPVALELLLDNELNRIEEQKELEAQVFEAMGGYSPTIGIIGAVLGLIQAMSNLEDPTQLGNGIAVAFVATLYGVGLANLLLLPLANRLRALYRLELRYRELTAIGLLAIARGDSSLVMSRQLAQYQGQRQ from the coding sequence ATGGCTTTTTCTGGGTTAGCACTGGCGCTTATTTGCATTGTGATAGCGCAATGGTGGCACGGCGGTAACCTATGGGGCCTGCTAGATGGACCTGCATTATTGATTGTGGTGGGCGGCACTTTAGGTGCCGTGCTATTACAAACACCTTGGAGCCAATGCAAGGCGGCGGTGCGGGCCCTAAAAAATTTATTGGGGCGCCAAAGCTGGCCTTTTTATGAACAAGCGTCGCGTTTACTGCACTGGTCTCATCAAGCGCGCCAAGAGGGATTTTTAGCCCTAGAGGGTAAAGCCGAGTCATTAGCGCTGGATGATTTTACTCGCCAAGGAGTGCAATGGGTGGTGGATGGCACCGAGCCCGTCGCCTTAGAGTTATTATTAGATAACGAGCTTAATCGCATTGAAGAGCAAAAAGAATTAGAAGCACAAGTGTTTGAAGCCATGGGCGGTTATAGCCCCACCATTGGCATTATTGGTGCGGTACTGGGACTTATCCAAGCCATGTCTAATTTGGAGGATCCCACCCAATTAGGTAATGGCATTGCCGTGGCATTTGTAGCAACTTTATATGGCGTAGGCTTAGCAAACTTATTGTTATTACCACTGGCTAATCGCTTGCGCGCCTTGTATCGCCTAGAGCTAAGGTATCGGGAATTAACGGCCATTGGTTTGTTAGCCATAGCGCGCGGCGATAGCAGCTTAGTGATGAGTCGCCAATTAGCGCAGTATCAAGGTCAGCGCCAATGA